The nucleotide sequence ATAAAGATGAGTCAGATAACTATGTGAATATTCAAGACAACGTAACATACACGGTAGCTACAAATGCATTTACAGCTCAAGGCGGAGATGACTTTACAATGTTTAGAGCAGCTTATGACGCTGGGCGTGTAATAGATCTGGGCTTATCAGACTGGGAAAACTTCATGGACCATTTAAAATCTTTAAATACATTACCTACTTCTACTGAAGGGCGTATTGTAGATGTATTTGTACAACAGCCAAATGAAGTATCACCTGTTGACTTCAACGGAACTGAAGAGGAACCTAAAGTATTTACGGGAAGTATAAAAGTAGATGTATCAAATATTTCTGAATTAAAAAATGCTGAAGTTAAAGGGGATTTAATTCTTTTGGGGGTTGTTGCTGATAAATTACTACTTTCAAACATTAAAGTAGAGGGCAACCTTTTATTAAGTGATTTAAATACAGAAGCAGTTGATTTTGACGGGATTGAAGTAGCAGAAGAAACGGTTCTTTAAACTGAAAAGCCTTCTTCAAATGAAGAAGGCCATTATTTTGCCAAAACCAAAAGGAGCTAAAAACATGTATAATCGGAAGTTGAAAAAATCACTAAACGCATTATTAGCAACAAGCTTAGTAGCAAGCGTAGTAGTGCCTGCTGCACCTGTTGTCACGCACGCAGAAACGTTGGCGACAGATTTGATTATTTCGGAGTATATTGAGGGAAGTAGTTACAACAAAGCAATAGAAATCTACAATGGTACTGGTGCATCAGTTAATTTAAGTGAATATACTTTAGAACTGCATACAAATGGTATTGATACTGCAGATAAAAGTGTACCAATGTCAGGTGTTTTAGAGCATGGCGATGTATATGTTGTATATCATAAAGATGCAAATCCTGCTATCAAAGCAGTTGGTGATTTGGAAAATAGTGTAGTAGCTAACTTTAACGGAGATGATCCAGTTGTATTAAGAAAATCTGGAGTCATAGTAGATTCTATCGGCCAAGCTGGAGCGCGGATTAATAATAAGGCTGATGTTACATTAGTAAGAAATAGTAATATTACTAGAGGTGATACAAATATTACTGATTCTTTTGATCCCACTTCAGAATGGACTAATTTAGGGAAAGATAATTTCAGTAATATTGGATCCCATACCATGGATAGTGGAGCTGTAACACCACCTGATGAATCAAAGGTTGCAATGGTATCAGCCTCCCATCCTTCATCCACAGTTTCAAAGGGGACAGAAATCACATTATCTACTGCTACTGATGGAGCGGTGATTTACTACACAACAGATGGTTCAGAGCCAAGTGCTGAAAAGGGCACTCAATATAGTAAACCATTAGTGATTGATCAAACAACAACGATTAAAGCGATAGCTATTGCGGAAGGAATGGAAAACAGCGAGGTAACAACTTTCACTTATACTGTAACCAATGAAGCGGAACTTCCAACGATTGCCGAGGTGCGTGGTCAGGCTACAGGAACAACTGTAACTGTAAAAGGGAAAGTTGCAGCTAACCTGAAAAATACAATCTCTATCCAGGATGAAACAGGGGGGATTGCTGTTCGTCCTACAGGCTTGGGTGTAAATGTTGGCGATGAAGTAATATTGACTGGTAAGTTAGCGGACTTCAGAGGACTTTTGCAGTTGGATGGTGCCACTATTGTGGATAAAACTACAGGTGGTAAAGAGCCGGAAGCAAAAGTTGTAGCAGTTGGTGATATTAATGAAACACTTGAATCACAGCTTGTAACAGTAAAGAATACAACATTAACGATTGATTCATCCGGAAGCGGCTGGGTAAATTATAAAGCGGTTGACGAGTTGGGGAATCATATTTTAATTCGTGATGAAACAGGCCAATTGGATTTACTGCGGGCGGATGGCGATTATGAAAGCATTACCGGTATTGTGCAGCAATATGATAAGGACTATCAAATCATACCGCGTTCATCGCTTGATATTGTTGAGGATAGTACAATATTAAAACCGGCAGTTGCTTCGCCTGGTTCCGGAACTTATGTTGGAAAACAAACAGTAATATTATCTACTCCAACGGCAGACGCAAAAATTTACTATACAGTGAACGGTTATGAGCCAACAGCTGAAAGTACCGAGTATTCGTCACCTATTGAAATCATAGAGGATACTACGTTAAAAGCGATAGTAGTAAAAGATGGGGTCTTGAGTGAGGTCGCAACATTCGACTATAAAATTACGGATGGACTGCAGATCCATGATATTCAGGGAGCTGGTCATGCAACATCATTTAATAATGAAAACGTGGAAGTAGAAGGAATTGTGACCTATGAATTTATGTTAAATGGCGCATATTATTACACAATCCAGACGCCAGATGAGTTAGCAGATAAAAATCCGTATACATCTGAAGCAATTTTCTTATATGCTGGTACGAAGGCTTGGCCGGTTGAAATTGGGGATTTAGTGAAAGTAACGGGTAAAGTTAGCGAGTATGCATATGACGGGTACAGTGACCGCCAGGCAACCGATTTGAAGACAACACAGATTAATGTACGAGATGACCAAGGCGGGCAAGTAGAACTTATTAAAAGAGGTGTATTGCTTCCGGAAACTATCCCATTAGATGAGACTAATATTAGTTTTACTACAATCGATAATGACCAGTTCACTAAATTCGACCCTGAAGAAGATGCAATCGATTTTTGGGAAAGCATTGAAGGGATGCGTGTGAGTGTTGGTAATGTAAAAGCAGTATCTCCTCAGGAACATGGTGACTTAATCACAGTGCTTGAGAGTGAGCCGACTAACTCATTACATGGCGGCGTTTTATATGAGGAAGGTAAGACAAATCCTAATCGTATACAGTTCCGTCTAGAACCAAATGGTGCTGCACGTAATTTTGAGGTAGCGACAGGTGATAAATTTGCAGGTCCTATTACAGGAATTGTAGGCTATTCTTATCAAAACTATAAAATTTATGCTGAATTAGAAGAGATGAAGGACAAGCATAAAAAAGGGTCGGCTACTCCTGAAAAAACAACAATTGAAAAAGATGACAAGAAGCTGACGATGGCATCTTATAATCTGGAAAATTTCTCTAATAACGAGAAAGAAACATCTGATGCCAAGGTAGGTAGACTGGTTCGAGCATTCGTTGATGATATGCAAAGTCCAGATATTATCGGGGTAACGGAAGTACAGGACAATAATGGTTCAAGTGCCGGAAATTCAAACGCAGATGAAAGTTATAAACGTTTAATTACTGCAATTGAAGCTGCTGGTGGTCCGGAATATAAATATTTGAATATTGATCCTGTTAATAATGAAGACGGTGGAGCGCCTAATGCGAATATCCGTGTAGGTTTCCTTTATAATCCTGAGCGTGTTGGACTGCCTGAAGATATTAAAGCAGGAGATGCGACATCAGCTGTTGGTTACGAGAACGGGAAATTGACATTAAATCCAGGGCGCATCGATCCTACTAATTCAGCATTTAACAGCAGCCGTAAGCCATTAGCTGCACAATTTACTTTTAACGGTGAAGATGTTATTGCTATTGTCAACCATTGGAATTCCAAGTCAGGAGATACACCTTTATTCGGATCGATACAACCGCCTGTTTATGAAAGTGAAGTACAACGTAAAAAAATTGCAAAAATCGTGTATGATTTTGTTGCAGACATTAAATCTAAAAATCCGAATGCGAATATAGTATCTGTAGGAGACTTTAACGATTATCAGTTTGCTGATGCTTTAAAGATTCATGAAGGTCAGTTAATGACGAATATGATCAACAAAGTAGAAGAAAAGGATCGTTACACATATTTATATCAAGGAAACTCACAAGTATTGGATCACATTTTAGTTTCAAACAACTTAGCGAAAAATACTGAAATTGATATTTTGCACATCAATGCGGACTTTACAGATATGGCTGGCCGTGCAAGTGATCATGATCCGGTAATGGTACAGATTGATTTACATGCCTCAGGAGAAGTGCAAGAACCGATTAAAGCAGAAAAAGTCTATACATTTACTGGATTTAAAACAAAAAAATTAGTAATCATAAAGCCGAGTGTGGAAATGCACCTTGATGGAAATTCGCAGATTAATGAAGGGATTACAGTTAATAGTAATTTTAGTGAATTCCATGGTGACGGTTTTAAAACAACAGTTATCACTGTGAAGCCACAAGATGCAGGAGCTATTGTTGATTTAAAAGGCACAGAACTGAAAAAGCTTGTTATTGATGGAACAAATGTTAGTGAAATCAGAGGTGCAGAAAATATTCAGGAAATTGAATATATTAATGGTGCAAAAGCAGAAAATATTAAAATAACGAATGGTAAAGGGGATCCGATTACGGGTCCTTCTTTTCCTTCTGAGAACCGTGCGCCCCTCATTATAAAGTCTTTTGAAAATAAAACTGTCAACGTAGTCGAAGAAATAAAGCTTTCGCTAAGTGAACACTTTTCTGATCCGGATGGAGATAAACTCAGTTTTTCTGCTACAAAAGGTATGGTTGATGGGGATGTATTAACATTAAATTTACAGGCAGGCAGCCATATTGTTGGTGTAACAGCGACAGATGGAAAAGAGAGTGTTACTGCGCAATTTACTTTAAACGTTAAGGAAATTGAGGGAAACGATTATTATAAAACGGCTTACGGAAAAGAAGGGCAGGCATTAAAACAGGCGCTGCATGAAATTATAGATGATCAAAAAATTCTTTCTTATGCAAAAGCTTGGGAAGCACTTCGCGAAACGGATGAAGATCCAAATAACCCGAACAATGTGTTGTTGTTTTATTCAGCAAAATCCATTTCAAAAACGAGCAATGGTGGCAATACAGGAAACTGGAATCGTGAGCATGTATGGGCAAAGTCCCATGGTAATTTTGGGACTAGTAACGGTCCTGGAACAGACATTCATCATCTTCGTCCGACAGATGTACAAGTTAACAGTTCACGAGGCAATCTTGATTTTGATGAAGGTGGTAGTGCTGTAACAGGTTGTTCAGGGTGCTTTAAAGATTCGGATTCCTTTGAGCCGCCTAATGAGGTAAAGGGTGATGTTGCACGTATTTTATTCTATATGGCAACACGTTATGAAAAAGGTGATCGAGTAGATTTAGAGTTAAATGAAAAGGTGAATAACGGAAGTAATCCTTATCACGGAAAATTGTCGATTCTCTTAAAATGGCATAAACAAGACCCTGTAAGTGAATTTGAAAAAAAACGTAACGAGAAGATTTTTGAATGGCAAGGGAACCGAAATCCTTTTATTGACCATCCGGAGTGGGTGGAATTGATTTGGGCGGAGTAAAGGAAGAATCTTCTTTATATTAATGTAAGAGTCAATCTCTACATAGCTGATGCTGTGTAGAGTTTTTTTATTGGCATAAATTTATTGAGAATATTGATGTAAAAGACAGTATGGTCATTTTAACAAATGCCAAAATAATTTAACATAGAAAAAGAAAGATGCAAAATAATAAAGATGTACTTTAGCTAATTTTATTTACTCACTCAAATTAATAGTGACAAATAATATAAAAAGGATTATTATACTAATGGGGAAATAAATTCTATATAGAAAGAACTATTGTTGACGGATCGCCATATGCGATGAAAGTCGCCTGTATGGTGAAGGCTCGTTATAAAACCAAGAAATAGGAAGGTAATAAGGCGAGAATAGCGCACCAATAACTTTAGCAGTAATAAATCAACCTATATGGAATGATGATGTAATCGAGTGGACTGATATATTAGATGAGAATGGATATATGGTAAAGCTTTATAAAGATTCTATTCTGATCAGTACATTTGATGATATATTGGCAAATTCAAATAGCTTTGATCTATCGGCAGCAATAGCTGCAAACGGTGATGGAAATTATACAGCGACTGTAACTGCATTAGGTAACGGAATAACATCCATTGATGGAGCAGAATCATTAATCTCTCCGTTAAAGGTTAAGATTAGTAATCAAGCGCCTACTGTAACATTATCATTTAATGAGCATATTTCAGACTTAGGCAATGCATTGAATGGTTATTATGGGCAAACAGTTATGATTTATAATGGTAGATTTAGCGATCCAAATAGCGGGGATGTCTTAAATTTTACATTTAGTTCATCAAATCCAGATATAGTGACTATTAAAGACATAGGAAACGGAATGGTACAATTTACTAGAATCTTAAATCCAGTTAATCCAGTAGATGTAACTTTCACGATAACTGCCGATGACGGAAAAGGTGGAAGGGTTTCAGATATTTTTAAAGTTACTATTAATTAAAAAATGAAGATTTAAAAACCTCACCATATCAATAGGCACTGACCTAATTTAATGAGACAAATAAAAACACCTTTCGTTGAAAAACGGGTATTAAACCTAGTAAATCAACGTGGAGGTGTTTTTTCTATGGGTACAAGAGTAAGCTATCCAGCAGAAGTGAAAATGAAAGCAATTGAAATGAAGTTATCAGGCATTCCTGCAAAGCAAATAATGGACGAATTGAATATTAAAAATGTTAGTCAATTAAAAACATGGATGAAGTGGTATAAAACTGGCGAAATACATCGACTTCATCAGCCAGTGGGGAAACAATATTCTTTCGGAAAAGGGCCTGAGTTTGATTCAGAGGAATCCCGTTTACAGACTGAAAATCGTTATTTAAAACAGCAAGTGGAAGTGCTAAAAAAGTACAAGGAAATTGGAAAGGAAGTGGTTGGACAAGCATTTGTAGAAGTAGTAGAGGCACTTAGAGGCCAAATTTCTGTACAAAGAATCTGTGAATTAATGGGTGTGGCAAGGGCCACGTATTATCGTTGGAGAAAACAGAAAGGTACACAAACGACAAAAGAAAAACGAGATCAAGATGTTGGTGAAAAATGTGCAGCGCATAAATACCGATATGGTTATCGTAAAATCGCAAGTTTCTTTCCTAATTTAGCCGAGAAAACGGTTCAAAAAATCATGCAAAAATATAATTGGTCATGTCGTGTAAAAGTAAAGAAACGTAAGCGTACGGGGCAACCAACGAGTATAGCACCTAATCATTTAGAACGTAATTTCCACACTACTGAGCCATTTCAAAAGCTCGTAACCGATATTACTTACTTGCCTTTTGGCCAATCGATGTTATATCTTTCAAGTATTATGGACTTATACAACGGCGAAATTATTGCGTACACAATTGGAACGACACAGGATACACAATTCGTATTGGACACACTGAGTCAAGTAGAAGGAATCTCAAGTGAGGCGATTCTTCATAGCGATCAAGGGTCGGTCTATACATCTTACGAATATCAAAAACAAGTAAAAGAAAAAGGAATTACCATGAGTATGTCCCGTAAAGGCACACCAGCTGATAAT is from Solibacillus isronensis and encodes:
- a CDS encoding endonuclease; protein product: MYNRKLKKSLNALLATSLVASVVVPAAPVVTHAETLATDLIISEYIEGSSYNKAIEIYNGTGASVNLSEYTLELHTNGIDTADKSVPMSGVLEHGDVYVVYHKDANPAIKAVGDLENSVVANFNGDDPVVLRKSGVIVDSIGQAGARINNKADVTLVRNSNITRGDTNITDSFDPTSEWTNLGKDNFSNIGSHTMDSGAVTPPDESKVAMVSASHPSSTVSKGTEITLSTATDGAVIYYTTDGSEPSAEKGTQYSKPLVIDQTTTIKAIAIAEGMENSEVTTFTYTVTNEAELPTIAEVRGQATGTTVTVKGKVAANLKNTISIQDETGGIAVRPTGLGVNVGDEVILTGKLADFRGLLQLDGATIVDKTTGGKEPEAKVVAVGDINETLESQLVTVKNTTLTIDSSGSGWVNYKAVDELGNHILIRDETGQLDLLRADGDYESITGIVQQYDKDYQIIPRSSLDIVEDSTILKPAVASPGSGTYVGKQTVILSTPTADAKIYYTVNGYEPTAESTEYSSPIEIIEDTTLKAIVVKDGVLSEVATFDYKITDGLQIHDIQGAGHATSFNNENVEVEGIVTYEFMLNGAYYYTIQTPDELADKNPYTSEAIFLYAGTKAWPVEIGDLVKVTGKVSEYAYDGYSDRQATDLKTTQINVRDDQGGQVELIKRGVLLPETIPLDETNISFTTIDNDQFTKFDPEEDAIDFWESIEGMRVSVGNVKAVSPQEHGDLITVLESEPTNSLHGGVLYEEGKTNPNRIQFRLEPNGAARNFEVATGDKFAGPITGIVGYSYQNYKIYAELEEMKDKHKKGSATPEKTTIEKDDKKLTMASYNLENFSNNEKETSDAKVGRLVRAFVDDMQSPDIIGVTEVQDNNGSSAGNSNADESYKRLITAIEAAGGPEYKYLNIDPVNNEDGGAPNANIRVGFLYNPERVGLPEDIKAGDATSAVGYENGKLTLNPGRIDPTNSAFNSSRKPLAAQFTFNGEDVIAIVNHWNSKSGDTPLFGSIQPPVYESEVQRKKIAKIVYDFVADIKSKNPNANIVSVGDFNDYQFADALKIHEGQLMTNMINKVEEKDRYTYLYQGNSQVLDHILVSNNLAKNTEIDILHINADFTDMAGRASDHDPVMVQIDLHASGEVQEPIKAEKVYTFTGFKTKKLVIIKPSVEMHLDGNSQINEGITVNSNFSEFHGDGFKTTVITVKPQDAGAIVDLKGTELKKLVIDGTNVSEIRGAENIQEIEYINGAKAENIKITNGKGDPITGPSFPSENRAPLIIKSFENKTVNVVEEIKLSLSEHFSDPDGDKLSFSATKGMVDGDVLTLNLQAGSHIVGVTATDGKESVTAQFTLNVKEIEGNDYYKTAYGKEGQALKQALHEIIDDQKILSYAKAWEALRETDEDPNNPNNVLLFYSAKSISKTSNGGNTGNWNREHVWAKSHGNFGTSNGPGTDIHHLRPTDVQVNSSRGNLDFDEGGSAVTGCSGCFKDSDSFEPPNEVKGDVARILFYMATRYEKGDRVDLELNEKVNNGSNPYHGKLSILLKWHKQDPVSEFEKKRNEKIFEWQGNRNPFIDHPEWVELIWAE
- a CDS encoding IS3 family transposase; this translates as MGTRVSYPAEVKMKAIEMKLSGIPAKQIMDELNIKNVSQLKTWMKWYKTGEIHRLHQPVGKQYSFGKGPEFDSEESRLQTENRYLKQQVEVLKKYKEIGKEVVGQAFVEVVEALRGQISVQRICELMGVARATYYRWRKQKGTQTTKEKRDQDVGEKCAAHKYRYGYRKIASFFPNLAEKTVQKIMQKYNWSCRVKVKKRKRTGQPTSIAPNHLERNFHTTEPFQKLVTDITYLPFGQSMLYLSSIMDLYNGEIIAYTIGTTQDTQFVLDTLSQVEGISSEAILHSDQGSVYTSYEYQKQVKEKGITMSMSRKGTPADNSPIETFHSSLKSETFYLDGIHSTTNACVIRIVEEYINYYNNIRIQMKLNNQSPVQYRQLVV